A stretch of the Mycobacterium shigaense genome encodes the following:
- a CDS encoding GGDEF domain-containing protein, which produces MSWVKMWWVQPDQYEWITAFLRQCRMLRLARLGLALICGSSALVPLTVLPSQSAPSAVEVTAGLVASTFTFGVTVLWLTRWPSRRQSQAGVTVGAACVAGWSLVQPTAALAALAATAMAISGGYIAFFHGPKLLLYNGAVALGTAGAAVFRLAHEVNLATAAAAFWINVFLNITVPLGIWGMTQAIGTYVERSEKDPLTGLLNRRAFTDAVGRRLANPPVTHTHLALVMVDLDNFKRVNDTHGHVTGDRVLRAVAKLLHEHAPVDAIVCRAGGEEFLVALTTSTPDVTPLTARLCGAVAELVPKITASIGTASAELDRLTGPEATWLVYELIEIADSAMYSAKRRGGNQVHDAVST; this is translated from the coding sequence GTGTCGTGGGTCAAGATGTGGTGGGTCCAGCCCGACCAGTACGAGTGGATCACCGCGTTTCTGCGTCAGTGCCGGATGCTGCGCTTGGCGCGGCTGGGGTTGGCACTTATCTGCGGATCGTCGGCGTTGGTGCCGCTGACCGTCCTGCCGAGCCAGAGTGCTCCGAGCGCGGTGGAGGTGACGGCGGGCTTGGTTGCGTCCACGTTCACCTTCGGGGTGACGGTGCTGTGGCTGACGCGCTGGCCCAGCCGTCGGCAGTCACAGGCCGGAGTGACGGTGGGTGCGGCATGCGTTGCCGGGTGGAGTCTGGTGCAGCCGACCGCCGCGCTCGCCGCCCTGGCCGCAACGGCGATGGCGATCAGCGGCGGCTACATCGCGTTTTTTCACGGCCCCAAGCTCCTGCTGTACAACGGTGCAGTGGCTCTCGGGACCGCGGGCGCCGCGGTATTCCGGTTAGCCCATGAGGTCAACCTGGCCACGGCGGCCGCCGCATTCTGGATCAATGTCTTCCTCAATATTACAGTCCCCCTTGGTATTTGGGGAATGACGCAGGCGATAGGGACGTACGTCGAGCGATCCGAAAAAGATCCTCTGACCGGCTTGCTGAACCGGCGGGCCTTCACCGATGCGGTCGGTCGCCGGCTGGCGAATCCGCCAGTGACACACACCCATCTCGCGTTGGTCATGGTCGATCTCGACAATTTCAAACGCGTCAACGACACCCACGGTCACGTGACCGGTGACCGCGTCCTGCGGGCGGTGGCGAAACTGCTGCACGAGCATGCCCCCGTCGACGCGATCGTCTGTCGGGCCGGCGGCGAGGAGTTCCTCGTCGCGCTGACGACCTCGACCCCGGACGTCACACCGCTGACCGCGCGACTCTGCGGCGCGGTGGCCGAACTGGTCCCCAAGATCACGGCCAGCATCGGTACGGCGAGCGCGGAGCTCGACCGGCTGACCGGCCCGGAAGCCACCTGGCTGGTCTATGAGCTCATCGAAATCGCGGACAGCGCAATGTATTCCGCTAAACGTCGTGGGGGGAATCAGGTGCACGACGCCGTCAGCACCTAG
- a CDS encoding SDR family NAD(P)-dependent oxidoreductase: MPDVAKYGPWAVIAGGSEGVGAEFARLLAAAGIDLILVARKPAPLERTAEECRALGAEVRALAVDLVDPSAAGRVAAVAADVEVGLLIYNAGANTCSEPLLDGALADFDRVIALNITTMMALTQHFARSMRERRRGGILLVGSMAGYLGSVRHSVYGGVKAFGRIFAESLWLELREFEVDVLELVLGVTRTPAMERVGLNFDVPGLRVAEPADVAREGLEQLPHGPVYVAGGNADDVARRNHPDRAKVVLGTHRVMQQLMGER, encoded by the coding sequence GTGCCAGATGTAGCGAAATACGGACCGTGGGCGGTGATCGCGGGCGGATCGGAGGGCGTGGGCGCCGAGTTCGCCCGACTGCTCGCCGCGGCGGGCATCGACCTCATCCTGGTCGCGCGCAAACCCGCGCCGCTCGAACGGACGGCCGAGGAATGCCGCGCTCTGGGCGCCGAGGTCCGCGCTCTCGCGGTGGATCTGGTCGACCCGTCGGCGGCCGGGCGGGTCGCGGCCGTGGCCGCGGATGTGGAGGTCGGCTTGCTGATCTACAACGCGGGCGCCAACACCTGCAGTGAGCCGCTGCTCGACGGGGCGCTCGCTGACTTTGACCGCGTCATCGCCCTCAACATCACCACCATGATGGCGCTGACCCAGCATTTCGCGCGGTCGATGCGCGAGCGCCGACGCGGCGGCATCCTGCTCGTCGGGTCGATGGCCGGTTATCTGGGCTCGGTGCGCCATTCGGTGTACGGGGGAGTGAAGGCGTTCGGCCGCATCTTCGCCGAAAGCCTGTGGCTCGAGTTACGCGAATTCGAGGTGGACGTATTGGAATTGGTGCTCGGCGTGACACGAACGCCCGCCATGGAACGGGTCGGCTTAAACTTCGACGTCCCCGGCTTGCGGGTCGCCGAACCCGCCGACGTCGCGCGCGAAGGCCTCGAACAGCTGCCCCACGGCCCGGTCTACGTGGCGGGCGGCAACGCTGACGACGTCGCGCGGCGCAACCACCCCGACCGCGCCAAGGTGGTGCTGGGCACCCACCGGGTGATGCAGCAGCTCATGGGTGAGCGCTGA
- a CDS encoding glycoside hydrolase family 6 protein, giving the protein MMSSAARALARWIAPVLTVAAVAGVGVAPQGRPAPALLLAADGNPLAGAPFYVNPASAAMRAALAADPPSPELTAIANTPQAYWIVPGGSAATVGKYVGDANAAGAIPVLSVYGIPHRDCGSFAAGGMGSADDYRGWIDGIASGVGAQRVAIVVEPDALAMADCLSGDARQERYDLIRYAVDTFTKDPNAAVYVDAGHLRWHSAEDMAARLNQAGVGHARGFSVNTANFFTTGDEIGYGEAISGLTNGSHYVIDTSRNGAGPAPDAELNWCNPSGRALGTPPTAATAGAHADAYLWIKRPGESDGSCGKGDPPAGTFVNQYAIDLARRAG; this is encoded by the coding sequence GTGATGTCCTCAGCTGCTCGCGCCCTCGCGCGGTGGATCGCACCCGTCCTGACCGTTGCCGCCGTGGCCGGCGTCGGTGTCGCGCCGCAGGGCCGACCCGCGCCTGCACTGCTGTTGGCCGCCGACGGGAACCCGTTGGCCGGGGCGCCGTTCTACGTCAACCCCGCCTCGGCGGCCATGCGCGCCGCGCTGGCCGCCGACCCGCCGAGTCCCGAGCTGACCGCCATCGCCAACACGCCGCAGGCGTACTGGATCGTCCCGGGCGGTTCGGCGGCCACGGTCGGAAAATACGTCGGCGACGCGAACGCCGCGGGCGCCATCCCGGTGCTGTCGGTGTACGGAATCCCGCACCGCGACTGCGGCAGCTTCGCCGCGGGCGGTATGGGGTCGGCCGACGATTACCGCGGCTGGATCGATGGCATCGCGTCCGGGGTGGGCGCCCAGCGGGTGGCGATCGTCGTCGAACCCGATGCGCTCGCGATGGCCGATTGCCTGTCGGGTGACGCGCGCCAGGAACGCTACGACCTGATCCGCTACGCCGTCGACACGTTCACCAAGGATCCGAACGCGGCCGTCTACGTCGATGCTGGTCATCTGCGCTGGCACAGCGCCGAGGACATGGCCGCCCGGCTCAACCAGGCCGGCGTGGGCCACGCGCGGGGCTTCAGCGTCAATACGGCGAATTTCTTCACCACCGGCGACGAAATCGGCTACGGCGAGGCGATTTCGGGGCTCACGAATGGTTCGCACTACGTGATCGACACCTCGCGCAACGGCGCCGGGCCGGCGCCCGACGCCGAGCTCAACTGGTGCAACCCCAGCGGCCGCGCTCTGGGAACTCCGCCGACCGCGGCCACCGCGGGCGCGCACGCCGACGCCTACCTGTGGATCAAGCGTCCCGGTGAATCGGACGGGTCCTGCGGCAAAGGGGACCCGCCGGCCGGCACCTTCGTCAACCAGTACGCGATCGATCTGGCGCGCAGGGCGGGTTAG
- a CDS encoding STAS domain-containing protein, with amino-acid sequence MAPPLTLNTERGADGTPRVVVAGEIDLSNTGEFTRALTSARAGTRAPITVDLSAVRYIDSAGINVLFDHAEEVDRLHLIVHPLLFRVLTISGLSKIAIVESAPRDGDGADS; translated from the coding sequence ATGGCCCCACCACTGACGTTGAACACCGAACGCGGCGCCGACGGCACGCCCCGGGTGGTCGTCGCGGGCGAGATCGATCTGAGTAACACCGGGGAGTTCACCCGCGCGCTCACCAGCGCCAGGGCCGGCACCCGCGCGCCGATAACCGTCGACCTCAGCGCGGTCAGGTACATCGACAGCGCGGGCATCAACGTGTTGTTCGACCATGCCGAGGAAGTCGACCGGCTGCACCTCATCGTTCACCCGTTGCTGTTCCGGGTCCTCACGATCAGCGGGCTGAGCAAGATCGCGATCGTCGAATCCGCGCCGCGCGACGGAGACGGCGCGGATTCGTAG
- a CDS encoding SDR family NAD(P)-dependent oxidoreductase: MTGALAGKVALVTGAGAGIGEGIARRFADEGAHVVVAELDPDAGAAVAADVGGVFVGTDVSSREQVENAVETTVSHYGAIDIVVNNAWGGGALGRVENKSDEQLAHGIAVGYYGPYWAMRAAFPHMKARGWGRVVNLCSLNGVNAHIGSLEYNAAKEALRTLTRTAAREWAPTGVTVNALCPAAKSQAFFRAIGDYPELEAMADAANPMGRMGDPYEDIAPAAVFLAGEGSRYLTGNTLFADGGSHINGVAWAPDLDA, from the coding sequence ATGACCGGGGCGCTGGCGGGCAAGGTGGCATTAGTGACGGGTGCGGGTGCGGGCATCGGCGAGGGGATCGCGCGCCGCTTCGCCGACGAGGGTGCGCACGTCGTCGTCGCCGAATTGGATCCCGACGCGGGTGCTGCAGTCGCGGCGGACGTCGGAGGCGTGTTCGTTGGCACCGACGTATCGTCCCGGGAGCAGGTCGAAAACGCCGTCGAGACAACGGTTTCGCACTACGGCGCGATCGACATCGTGGTGAACAACGCGTGGGGCGGCGGCGCGCTGGGCCGAGTGGAGAACAAGTCCGACGAGCAGCTGGCGCACGGGATCGCGGTCGGCTACTACGGGCCGTATTGGGCGATGCGAGCGGCCTTCCCGCACATGAAGGCGCGGGGGTGGGGCCGCGTCGTCAACCTGTGCAGCCTCAACGGCGTCAACGCGCACATCGGCTCGCTGGAATACAACGCGGCCAAGGAGGCGCTGCGGACCCTGACCCGGACGGCCGCCCGTGAATGGGCGCCGACGGGCGTGACCGTGAACGCGTTGTGCCCGGCGGCCAAGAGCCAGGCCTTCTTCCGCGCGATCGGTGACTATCCGGAGCTGGAGGCCATGGCCGACGCGGCCAACCCAATGGGCCGGATGGGGGACCCGTACGAGGACATCGCGCCGGCCGCGGTGTTCCTGGCCGGTGAGGGCTCGCGCTATCTGACCGGCAATACCCTCTTCGCCGACGGTGGCAGCCACATCAACGGCGTGGCGTGGGCGCCCGACCTCGACGCCTAA
- a CDS encoding IclR family transcriptional regulator: protein MTMVDRFTSIIDAFDDVTVGLSLDQVAARADLPRSTTHRILDHLVRLSWISHSDRGYGLGDRAMSWGAGDATDLRLRSAAAPALHDLHLKTGAVVHLGVLAGLDIVHVDKLGGPSALSVPTRVGTRAPAHRLALGLAVLAAQPPEHFGPGDGGDLVRVRACGVVTRRGDYGSEFTSVAATVDGRAALGIVLPANACTRRYEPLLRSAAGQVRRELSAHP, encoded by the coding sequence ATGACGATGGTCGACCGGTTTACCTCGATCATCGATGCGTTCGACGACGTCACCGTCGGCCTGAGCCTCGATCAGGTCGCGGCCCGGGCGGATCTGCCGCGCTCGACGACACACCGCATCCTCGATCACCTGGTGCGGCTCAGCTGGATCTCGCACTCCGACCGCGGATACGGCCTGGGGGACCGCGCGATGTCGTGGGGCGCTGGGGACGCGACCGATCTGCGACTGCGGTCCGCGGCGGCACCGGCGCTGCACGACCTTCACCTGAAAACCGGCGCCGTCGTGCATCTCGGGGTCCTCGCCGGCCTCGACATCGTCCACGTGGACAAGCTCGGCGGCCCGTCGGCGCTGAGCGTGCCGACCCGGGTCGGCACCCGGGCACCCGCCCACCGGCTGGCGCTTGGGCTCGCGGTGCTGGCCGCACAGCCGCCCGAACACTTCGGGCCCGGCGACGGCGGCGACCTCGTTCGGGTGCGGGCGTGTGGTGTGGTGACCCGGCGCGGCGACTACGGCTCGGAGTTCACATCGGTGGCGGCGACCGTCGACGGCAGGGCCGCACTCGGAATTGTGCTGCCCGCCAACGCCTGTACGCGGCGCTACGAGCCGCTGTTGCGGTCGGCCGCGGGACAGGTGCGCCGGGAGCTCAGCGCTCACCCATGA
- a CDS encoding SpoIIE family protein phosphatase, with translation MSVVFRADEEIGRDLAAVDWASTPLGPVAQWPQSLRTAVNILLASRFSMWMAWGPELTFFCNSAYRRDTLRSKYPWALGRPAHEVWAEIWADISPRVERVLSTGEATWDEALMLILERSGYPEETYHTFSYSPLRDEDASIVGMLCVVSEETDRVIAERRMATLRELGSDPSVVRTEGQMLDFAAGRLANNPYDLPFTLTYLFGDDGNAHLAGVSGIAPGHPVAPEVLPAGGPWIWPVEKAARGEAELVDLDGDGWRLPTGAWPEPPTQALVVPLAQQGSSPLGLLVAALNRLREFDDGYRGFVELVAAHIAAGVGSARSYRAQQQRAEDLAELDRAKTAFFSNVSHEFRTPLTLILGPVDELLSRTTGIDDRTREELEFIHRNGLRLAKLVNTLLDFSRIQAGRVGAKFEPVDLASLTAELASIFRSAIDQAGLMFAVDCPPLDPPVYLDREMWEKVVLNLLSNALKFTFEGTVTVRVRSEDAEAVVTVADTGIGVPAAEIPRLFERFHRIDSARSRSTEGSGIGLALVKELVGLHGGTISADSQEGVGTTFTIRLPFGTAHLPADQLVEPQGAQGISGAIAQPYVQEALRWLPADPRAVGPDTSTAATMTTITPAHSGSERVRVLVADDNADMRDYLCHLLRTAGYDVSDVADGRKALDVIHTDMPDLLISDVMMPGLDGLQLLTALRRDPRTAALPVLLLSARAGPAASIEGLLAGADDYLVKPFAAAELLARARATVELARLRNRHARWRTALVDSLQEAFFVCDDRGAVIEINTAFADILGYGPEGLPYQPRHPWWPDAGTDPEGHRRAAEAFGGLLGRGRGVYTVPVTHRDGHRLWVTVSVNHAADPDSGQHVTVGTFRDVTAEHYIVQRQTALAALNQQLAQADTLDDALHGAAEVLLRVWQARRVLAVTFPSAASEASAVPGVICAGGSADWAGLWPDERQLLESVRDADLLTTVTRAPGAAGIALQHPEGVLVVWVELAEQRPFTREDNTLLTVLAGRLGQGLHRVYLLDSQRETALALQHAMLDPAGLPGGFTVRYHPAGRPLQVGGDWYDVVDLDDGRVALIVGDCVGHGLAAATVMGQLRSACRALLLEQSSPRAALAGLDRFAARLPAARCTTAFCAILTPSTGEIVYSNAGHPPPIMVYADGTSVPLDGGHGLPLALRLDWTRPEARVTMPARATLLLYTDGLVERRGLSIDDGMDRAVELVQGGRSESLDELADHLMDRLEPQGGYLDDVAILLYRQPGPFEMTFAADVNQLASSRAALQAWLKRAGVEPDQILDVLIATGEAIANAIEHGHRGSSGGGTVSVKATMYVDQLHLTISDTGTWKEPYPVEDDTRGRGIALMRGLMEHFAIRSSDTGTTVQMYTRIT, from the coding sequence ATGTCAGTGGTCTTCCGCGCAGACGAGGAGATCGGTCGCGATCTGGCCGCCGTCGACTGGGCGTCCACTCCGTTGGGTCCGGTCGCGCAGTGGCCGCAGAGCCTCCGCACCGCGGTCAACATCCTGCTGGCCTCCCGATTTTCGATGTGGATGGCCTGGGGTCCGGAGCTGACCTTCTTCTGCAACTCCGCCTATCGCCGCGATACCCTCCGCTCCAAGTACCCGTGGGCGCTGGGTCGTCCGGCACACGAAGTGTGGGCGGAGATCTGGGCCGACATCAGTCCGCGGGTCGAGCGCGTGCTGTCCACCGGGGAAGCGACCTGGGACGAGGCGCTGATGCTCATCCTGGAGCGGTCCGGTTACCCGGAGGAGACCTATCACACCTTCTCCTACAGCCCGCTGCGCGACGAGGACGCCAGCATCGTCGGCATGCTGTGCGTGGTCAGCGAGGAGACCGACCGGGTGATCGCCGAGCGCCGCATGGCGACGCTGCGGGAGTTGGGGTCCGACCCGAGCGTGGTGCGCACCGAGGGACAGATGCTCGACTTCGCCGCCGGCCGGCTCGCCAACAATCCGTACGACCTTCCCTTCACCCTGACCTATCTGTTCGGCGATGACGGCAACGCGCACCTGGCGGGCGTCAGCGGCATCGCGCCCGGGCATCCGGTTGCGCCGGAGGTACTGCCTGCCGGTGGTCCCTGGATCTGGCCGGTCGAAAAGGCCGCGCGGGGGGAGGCCGAGCTGGTCGATCTCGACGGTGACGGATGGCGGCTACCCACCGGCGCCTGGCCCGAGCCGCCGACTCAGGCGCTCGTCGTGCCGCTGGCGCAGCAGGGCAGCTCCCCACTCGGCCTACTGGTCGCTGCGCTCAATCGGCTGCGCGAATTCGACGACGGCTACCGCGGGTTCGTCGAACTGGTGGCCGCCCACATCGCCGCGGGAGTAGGCAGCGCCCGCAGCTACCGCGCGCAACAGCAGCGCGCCGAAGATCTGGCAGAACTCGACCGGGCCAAGACCGCGTTCTTCTCTAACGTCAGCCACGAGTTCCGCACACCGCTGACCCTGATTCTCGGGCCTGTCGACGAATTACTCAGCCGCACAACGGGTATCGACGACCGTACCCGCGAGGAACTAGAGTTCATCCATCGCAACGGGCTGCGCCTGGCCAAGCTGGTGAACACCCTGCTGGATTTCTCGCGCATTCAGGCGGGCCGCGTGGGGGCGAAATTCGAACCCGTCGACCTCGCGTCGTTGACCGCCGAGCTGGCCAGCATATTCCGGTCGGCGATCGACCAGGCGGGCCTGATGTTCGCCGTCGACTGCCCACCCCTTGACCCACCGGTGTACCTGGACCGCGAGATGTGGGAAAAGGTCGTGCTCAACTTGCTGTCCAACGCGCTGAAGTTCACCTTCGAGGGCACCGTCACCGTCCGGGTGCGCAGCGAGGACGCCGAGGCGGTCGTCACCGTCGCCGACACCGGCATCGGGGTGCCCGCCGCCGAGATTCCCCGGCTTTTCGAGCGTTTCCACCGCATCGACTCCGCCCGCTCGCGATCGACGGAGGGCAGCGGCATCGGGCTGGCTCTGGTCAAAGAGCTCGTCGGGCTGCACGGCGGCACCATCAGCGCCGACAGCCAGGAGGGCGTGGGCACCACGTTCACGATCCGGCTGCCCTTCGGGACGGCCCACTTGCCGGCCGATCAGCTCGTCGAACCTCAAGGCGCCCAGGGGATCTCCGGCGCGATTGCCCAGCCGTACGTGCAGGAGGCCCTGCGCTGGTTGCCAGCCGACCCCCGCGCCGTCGGGCCGGACACCAGCACGGCCGCGACGATGACCACGATCACCCCGGCCCACAGCGGCAGCGAACGGGTGCGGGTGCTGGTCGCCGACGACAACGCCGACATGCGCGATTACCTGTGCCACCTGTTGCGGACCGCCGGCTACGACGTCAGCGACGTCGCCGACGGACGAAAGGCGCTCGACGTCATCCACACCGACATGCCCGACCTGCTGATCAGCGACGTCATGATGCCCGGACTGGACGGGCTGCAACTGCTCACCGCGCTGCGGCGGGATCCGCGCACCGCGGCCCTGCCTGTGCTGCTGCTGTCGGCGCGAGCCGGGCCGGCGGCCTCGATCGAGGGCTTACTGGCCGGCGCCGACGACTATCTCGTCAAGCCGTTCGCCGCCGCCGAGCTGCTCGCCCGGGCCCGCGCCACCGTCGAGTTGGCGCGGCTGCGCAACCGGCATGCCCGATGGCGTACCGCTCTGGTGGACTCGCTGCAGGAAGCGTTCTTCGTCTGCGACGACCGCGGCGCGGTGATCGAAATCAACACCGCGTTCGCCGACATCCTCGGCTACGGTCCCGAGGGGCTGCCCTATCAGCCGAGGCACCCGTGGTGGCCCGATGCCGGCACCGATCCCGAAGGCCACCGCCGCGCCGCCGAGGCGTTCGGCGGGTTGCTGGGCCGGGGCCGCGGTGTCTACACCGTTCCCGTCACCCACCGCGACGGGCATCGGTTGTGGGTCACGGTCAGCGTCAATCACGCCGCCGACCCGGACTCCGGCCAGCACGTGACCGTCGGCACCTTCCGCGATGTCACGGCCGAGCACTACATCGTGCAGCGTCAGACCGCGCTGGCCGCGCTCAATCAGCAACTCGCCCAAGCCGATACGCTCGACGACGCACTGCACGGCGCCGCGGAGGTGCTGCTGCGGGTCTGGCAGGCGCGGCGGGTGCTGGCGGTGACGTTCCCGTCGGCCGCCTCCGAGGCATCTGCGGTGCCCGGGGTGATCTGCGCGGGCGGGTCCGCCGACTGGGCCGGCCTGTGGCCGGACGAGCGGCAGCTGCTCGAGTCGGTGCGCGACGCCGACCTGCTGACCACGGTCACCCGGGCGCCCGGCGCGGCGGGCATCGCGTTGCAGCATCCCGAGGGTGTGCTCGTCGTGTGGGTCGAGCTGGCCGAGCAACGGCCGTTCACCCGGGAGGACAACACCCTGCTCACCGTGCTGGCCGGGCGACTGGGCCAGGGCCTGCACCGCGTCTACCTGTTGGACTCGCAGCGGGAAACCGCCCTGGCCCTGCAACACGCCATGCTGGATCCGGCGGGTCTGCCCGGCGGCTTCACGGTGCGATACCACCCCGCGGGCCGCCCGTTGCAGGTCGGCGGCGACTGGTACGACGTCGTCGATCTCGACGACGGGCGCGTCGCGCTGATCGTCGGCGACTGCGTCGGTCACGGCCTGGCGGCCGCCACCGTGATGGGCCAGCTGCGCAGCGCCTGCCGCGCGCTGCTGCTCGAGCAGTCCAGCCCCCGGGCGGCGCTCGCCGGGCTGGACCGTTTCGCCGCGCGGCTACCCGCCGCCCGCTGCACCACCGCGTTCTGCGCGATCCTCACCCCGAGCACCGGCGAAATCGTGTACTCCAACGCCGGACACCCGCCGCCGATCATGGTGTACGCCGACGGAACCAGCGTCCCGCTGGACGGTGGACACGGGCTGCCCCTGGCGCTGCGGCTCGACTGGACGCGCCCCGAGGCCCGGGTCACCATGCCGGCACGCGCGACACTGCTGCTATACACCGACGGCCTGGTCGAGCGCCGCGGCCTGTCGATCGACGACGGCATGGACCGCGCCGTCGAACTCGTCCAGGGCGGCCGGTCGGAGTCGCTCGACGAACTGGCCGACCATCTCATGGACCGGCTCGAGCCCCAGGGCGGCTATCTCGACGACGTTGCCATCCTGCTGTACCGACAGCCAGGGCCGTTCGAGATGACGTTCGCCGCCGACGTCAACCAGCTCGCCTCCAGCCGAGCGGCCCTGCAGGCCTGGCTGAAACGGGCGGGCGTCGAACCCGATCAGATCCTCGATGTGCTCATCGCCACCGGCGAGGCCATCGCCAACGCCATCGAACACGGGCATCGCGGCTCGTCGGGGGGCGGCACCGTTTCGGTGAAGGCCACCATGTACGTCGACCAGCTGCACCTGACCATCAGCGACACGGGCACCTGGAAGGAGCCATACCCCGTCGAAGATGACACTCGTGGTCGCGGCATCGCCCTGATGCGGGGCCTGATGGAGCATTTCGCCATCCGCTCGAGCGATACCGGAACTACAGTGCAGATGTACACGAGGATCACGTGA
- a CDS encoding nuclear transport factor 2 family protein: MVPIIGTQEPGSPAAGYNETVGDTNIAELERRLGRIEDERAIERIIASYGPLVDAGAAEATGELWAVDGSYDVEGWSMGSRADVVAMVRSDAHQGLITRGCCHFLGPAVATVEGDTAVAVCESILVRRREDGFAVARAGANHFRLRRIDGRWQIVARTTRVLDGQPQARELLAAATPGADL; this comes from the coding sequence ATGGTCCCGATCATCGGGACGCAAGAACCCGGCAGCCCGGCGGCGGGCTACAACGAGACGGTGGGTGACACGAACATCGCGGAGCTCGAGCGAAGGCTCGGCCGCATCGAGGACGAACGCGCGATCGAGCGGATAATCGCGTCCTACGGTCCGCTGGTGGACGCCGGCGCCGCCGAAGCGACCGGCGAGCTGTGGGCCGTCGACGGCAGCTACGACGTCGAGGGTTGGTCGATGGGCAGTCGCGCCGACGTCGTGGCCATGGTGCGCTCGGATGCCCACCAGGGGTTGATCACCCGGGGCTGTTGTCACTTTCTGGGGCCCGCGGTTGCCACCGTCGAGGGTGACACCGCGGTCGCGGTGTGCGAGTCGATCCTGGTGCGCAGGCGCGAGGACGGGTTCGCGGTGGCCCGTGCGGGTGCGAACCACTTCCGGCTGCGGCGTATCGACGGCCGCTGGCAGATCGTGGCCCGCACCACCCGGGTGCTCGACGGCCAGCCGCAGGCGCGTGAGCTGCTGGCCGCCGCGACCCCGGGGGCGGACCTATGA
- a CDS encoding TetR family transcriptional regulator yields MPRISEPRAPALPATDEQRARRTAILRSAARLGRVRPLDQIQAQEIAAEAGVALRTLYRYYPSKHHVFAAVLTAQIENLRPPARRSSDAATAVAELMAEACRNMLRYKHLAHAMIVSTQTVRAHSRAVGDHAVRDTILLTAGITDPTPAQTRVARLVEQVTFGVLTWTVGGEIEPDEAVADVQRACRLLAADFT; encoded by the coding sequence ATGCCGCGCATCAGCGAGCCCCGGGCCCCAGCCCTGCCCGCGACCGACGAGCAGCGGGCGCGGCGCACGGCGATTCTGCGGTCCGCCGCGCGGCTGGGCCGGGTGCGTCCGCTCGACCAAATTCAGGCCCAGGAGATCGCCGCGGAGGCAGGCGTCGCCCTTCGCACGCTTTATCGGTACTACCCGTCGAAGCACCACGTGTTCGCCGCCGTGCTCACCGCCCAGATCGAGAATCTGCGGCCGCCCGCCCGGCGTTCCTCCGATGCCGCGACCGCGGTGGCCGAGCTGATGGCCGAGGCCTGCCGAAACATGTTGCGGTACAAGCATCTCGCACACGCGATGATCGTGTCGACGCAGACCGTGCGGGCGCACTCCAGGGCCGTGGGCGACCACGCGGTCCGCGACACGATCCTGCTCACCGCCGGGATCACCGACCCGACCCCCGCGCAGACCCGCGTCGCGCGGTTGGTCGAGCAGGTGACGTTCGGCGTGCTGACCTGGACGGTCGGCGGTGAAATCGAGCCAGACGAGGCCGTCGCCGACGTTCAGCGTGCCTGCCGGCTGCTGGCCGCCGACTTCACCTAG